The stretch of DNA CTATTTGATGGCAAGATCTGCTGCAAGATGGTGAGAAGAAAGTTGCTAGAGTTTGTCTGACCAGCACACAGTCACATGAAGACCTTCAAGAAAATGTGAGTGAACATTTAAAGTCTTACTTGTATGCGTGGGCATGCTGTGCAAGTAAATCAGCTGATTGATATGCTCTGAGATAGAGACTGTTTTTAGTCTGTGAACTGTAGAGTTTAGTTAAGGTTGTTAATCTTGTAGAtagaagaaaagagggaagataaGATCTCCTTCCTCTTTGGAACTGAAACTTGTGACCGGATGCTGATAAGCTCTGCTTGTCTGATCTGGGGGAGCCTGGTGGTCAGGGGGGTGCTGCCTGCAAAGAGACAGCAAGTGATGGGGGAGTGGGAGGTTGTTTTATAAAGCTCTACTTTAaatggaggaggggaaaaaagccactAAGAAATGTGTTATTCTAATCTACCCTTCGTGTTACTTAATCATGGTGTATGAAAGTTGAATGATACCTCTTTCCTTTATCACAGTATTTTACAGTACCTGAATTCTGGACATTAGAGGTAAAGGTTGTGTTTGTTGGGGTGTGTAAAGGTTTGTGTCATGTAACTTCTTAGCAAGCAGATGGAAAGCTTGTGTGTTGTATTTAAACCTACTGAAAATTTGATGTCTAAGCAactcaaaagagaaaagcaccTTCAGGGGGCCAATACAGTGGCACTGGAGCTTGTATTGCAGTGGATGTTACGTGTCAGGCACTGCATTGTTAATGAAGATAGCAGAGGATGTGTGGTGTGTATGAGGGCTCTGGGAGCAAAAGGGTGCAGTTGGTCAAACTAAGAGAGAATGCTTTTGTTTGGTAAGCTGTGTGCTATGCTTGGTATTCTCTAAGCTTCTGGATCCCTCCTATCACAGATCTTCTGTTATTTGTAGTTTTGCAGCAGCATTTTGAGACTATGGTAATCAGGCCTCCCGGCAGTAGGTGcagtacagaaacaaacaagaaacaaaattaaggCAGTACACAAGCTCTGTGAGCCTACACCCTGCCTAGATGAAGAAGCAATAGATCAGAGAAGGCACCTGTAGCTGTGTATCCGTGCCTGACAGGTAGGGAGCACAGCTCACCAGTTCTCTTCCCATTTAGCTTGTAGTCATGTTGATGGGCTCCAATGGTGTTACTCTGCTGCTATCCCTGACAGTTTATTCTCGTCTGTTCTTGGTAATTCAGTAATATGAATATACACTGTAATTAGAAGATGCCTTTATCAGAAATGACGTattaactgtatttaaaaaaagcaaaccaaccaCCACCTTGATGCTGTTGCATCcgtttttgtaagaaaaatttGAGTAGTCGGGCTTAGACTAAAACCTCTTGAAACTGAGAAAATACGAAGGAATAATGTAGGAGTTGGTAGGCTAGCTCACCTATGGTGGAGAATGCCTCAGTCTCCTGGCTTTTTGCATTGTACTCCAGCATGCTGGGCCTGCCTTTGGTCTCAGACATAAACGTGTAAGGCTGGTCCGGAACTAAAGCTTGCCAGTTCAGATACTTGTGGAGGCGTAAGTTTGTAGCAAGAATGAAACTGAAGCAGTTGCATTTATTACTGAGCCTTAGCCTGTAGttcaaagaaaagatttttctttccactagAAAATAGTGCTACAAGTCCAACAATTGTAACTTTTTAATGGTCAGTTTAAATGCTGGTTTAttcagtatataaaaaaaataatagatcaGCATGACAGATTCAGTGAAAACATAGATTAGCATGATGGCAAACAATTAGAACAAAATATAGCAGTAAACATTAAATTGGAATATGGctagtaataaaaaatgtgttacaTGCTTGTACCAGCAGTGTCATTGCATAAGTGTTTCAGTGCCGGAAATAGAAGCAATGAAATATGGAAagtaagttatttttaagtgcagTGAAAGATGCTCTCAAAAAGTGGTGGAAGGTAATCTCCCAAAGCATGTCCCATTAGAAGAGAATGTACCACAGGTTCTTCTTTTCTGGCATGCTCTATCTGTTTAAGCTTCCTGAATGCGTGCTTCCTCATCCCTTTTTCTAAAACAACTGGTATTTACATAACTGACCAACTCGACATTTGGGGTTTTGTTCGTCTTGGGGTTGGGGGAGTGGGATCTTTCTGCAGTGCAAGGCTTGTTCTATGCTTCTGAAGGaaggtggggggtggggggagtcCTACAGGTAAAATCTTGTAATTCTTATGTAGTGGCACTTTTGTACATTAGTAGAAGCACGTGGTCTCCAAAACTTGCGAGTAGAAACAAAGGCCACCTGAGAAATACAAATAGAATTTGAAAACTAAGCAAATAATTTAACGTAGCCTGTATGAAGATGAGTGCATGGTGGAAGGGGGTAAAGGAAGTAAAAGATCCTTTCTTGGTTTGGGGAGAGGGAACAGCCAGACAACCAAAATAAACCAaggtttccctttttctctggaaaagttTGCCAGAGTTCCAGCCGTCAAAGTTTGTTCCTGAACTTTGCTCTCCTGAACAAAAATCCTTGCACACTTAATGCAGAGAGAGCTTGTCCTAGCCATTCAAATAAAACCCTGTTGtgtaacttttttatttttgttttgttttgcacatgTTTATCAAATGGTACTGGAGATACCTGGTGACGGTTAGGAGCTATAATAACTACCTACTACTCGCAGCGGAACATGGCAGTGCATGGCAGTCTACCTGTGTAATATTGTCTTATATTCTATAACCTTATTTGTGATATACCCCTAAAGCTACCAATGTAGTCCTGTAGCTACAGAGGCTCAGCAAAACAATTCTTTGCCTCCTCCCAACCCAATATGTTTTTTGTGTATACTATATATCAAGGAAGTGAGGCCTGCTTTTATTGGTGTGGACcaaaagaatttcaaaagaGATAAAGGGATGCGGGTCTTTTGGGTCAGATGTAGAACAAAGTGAAGGAAGGACCTGGAGAAGCCCCTCAGctaataaagcagaaagcatttcctttcaGCTCAACATCATCAGTCCCAGCAATATGCTGTAGCTGTGACTTTGGTTAAGGAAAACATGTTTCATGGTCatgaagagggagggaggaagtgTTAAAGGTCACAATACACAAAAATTTATCAGATGTGTCAAACTGACTTGTCTATTTCacaattttctgttaaaacagaTGCAAGTCTGCTTGAAATCTTGTATGTAAGAATTTCGCTATAGCACCAGAAGGATCTTGAGAGTTTGTGCAGATCTCTCAGATTTACATGTTTccactttctttcttctggtgtttgatttttaaatgcctaTCTTGGATTCTGATTTTGAAACTAGAAAATGTGAGGCAACAAGCAtttgttcttgctgttgttttttgccAGTTCAACTTCCACACACGTAAATGTTCCACTGCATACCACTTCTACAACTTGTGATACAAGGCTActaggaaagacaaaaatgcaaaccCAGTAGAAGAACCTTAGAGAACTCTAAAATGAGTTCTCAGAACTGAGGAGGGAATTAGAAGAGCATGATAAAGCTCTCAGCACATATTGCGATATGAGGGAAGGCATGGCTAACTGTAAACTGCTAGTTTTCTAACAACTCTAATACGCCGTAACACGCAAACGTTGACGATGTTATAGAATAACTCATTCTTTATTTGCTACCATTGTAAACATCTTTCCATTACACAGACATCACCGTTTACATTATTGCTTTTATATTGTGGTAAACAGAAATTCCAATTAGTATACAGCTATCTAAGCACAGTGTGATAAGAAGAAACTGCCCACAAGCAGTCTTGTTgtcttcctctccccccccccccccaaaaaacaacatATAGACTGGCACAAGAAACATCAGTCCAAAGACCGATTGCCTTTCTACTACAGCAACACAAAACAGgtatgaccaaaaaaaaattactagcCATATTTTCAATACTGACTACTGAACTCCCACATAACTAAATACAAATGTTTCTATTACAATAATTCCTAAGACAAGGTTAACcaatgggatttttgttttccatcctagttgaaaaacattttttctcaaagaGTGAAAATCCAAAACTATTTATGTGAGGTGCTTAAATTGGCCCCTTTTCTTTAGGcaaaatgtcatatttttacAGTATCAAATGACAGAAGCACaaccagtttaaaaatattcttgtttcttCCTAAGTAGCGTTGTCTTCAAATCATGCTTTCCAATTAAGTTGGTTACTTAAGAAGCAACGTGCTTGTTTATTGAAAGACTATATTCTATTGTTATTTATAATAAGTTTCTACTTATCTTCAGATTAATTTATTCATGGAGTGGCACCACATTTCAAACATACGCTGGAACAACAGGAAGGGAGGTAGTCTGTTAAACAGTTgctacaggaacaaaaaaaaatagagaactgccttgtcttcagttttaattttttctaaaatattactGTTGCATATAAACAGTGTAGTGAATGCTTTGACGATGCAGCATGTTAAAGTAACAATACTTACAAGTTCTAATAAGTAAAACACGACAGTTAATAAATAACAGCAAGAGAATTTAACAAGGTTTTAATTTACAAGAGTCTTAGAATAAACTACAAGCAGTAAGTTCTGATGTTCAACAAATTGATTCTATCAACTTGCAGAAAGGTGGCCTACCTCCATTTTGAATCTTCCATAACCTTAGGATTGTCATTCTGTAAGAGAGTTAGTACAAAATACCACTGACAAGTAAAATACTGTTCTAAAcactctctttcccttccctaaaCACAGCTTCAccatcccccctcccctcccataTTCTAGTTACCACCATAATACAATTACCCTACCACTGGTGCAAAACGGGGAGACCTGGTACTATTCTACATAGAGTGACTTAAACAGAAGGACTGGGGTATTTGATCACAAAAACTACATGCAAATTCTAACCGTTTACTGGGGAAGTGTAGTGGAGCCTAACAAATACTCATCTTAAACGATTACTACGTACAAGCTAATACATTCCCATATATCTCactcattttatttacttttttttccttcgtaAGCTGATGGAGTTTAATCCCAGGTCactttttgatttaaaaaatgaaaagctaatgAAGATACATTTCATGTAGGGCTCAATTTATGTTCTACACTAAGATGTCTTAGCTGTGTGACAGGAAACCTAAAACTTGATGCTCAAAAAGCCTCAGCAGTAGTTACGTGGTAGTCTCCTTATGACCAAGGAGCTGAATGCAAGTTTCAAGGCTGGAAAGACTGGTGTGGAGATTGTTAGCAACcgttgcaaaaaaaaaaaaaaaaaaaaaaaaaattgcagactCCACCGGAgtgggttgtgttttttctggAGATGGCTCaatcgttttttttttaattgttagcAAGCGGTAGAGGGAAGTAAATGTGATTCTGGGattcccttcctgctgctgctagaCATCCTGGGGTCCCTTCCGAAATTCAAAAGATTAGTCTCATGTTGCTTGCAAAGGAGATTTACAAGCAATATCAAAATTATTAAAGATAAACACAAAGGAAGCTGGGGCTAGGAAGTAGTAAATAACTAACTTTCTAGCTGCTGAGAAAGAGTTTCCTTTCCACTCCCTTCCTCAGCCAGCTGTTAGGAATGTTCAGTTTCTGCAGGGGGTCAGAGAAACAGAGCAGCAACACAGTATCTGAATCCCAGATTGCTCTCCACAGCATCTCAGCTCTTCCATTGGTAAGAATTACAGAACTCCAAGTTCGCAGGAACAGCAAAAGAACCAGGCTTCTTGTGGACAATTCTGTTACCtgagaatcacagagtggtttgggttggaagggactgtaTaaaccacccagttccaaccctctgcaatgggcagggacacctcccaccagaccaggttgcccaaagtcccatccagcctggccttgaacacttagAAGGATGGGACATCAACAGCttcactgggcaacctgttccagtgcctcaccaccctctgagtgaagaattttctaaTATCTGATCTCAGTCCAGCCTCTTCTAGTTGAAAGCTGTTACCCCTTCTCCTATCACTACGCTCCTGGACAAagggtccctccccagctttcctgtaagcccccctttaggtactggaaggttgCTGTAAGGTGtccccagatcctccttctcttctccaggctgaacaaacccagctccctTAGTCTGTCTTCAAAGGAGaaatgctccagtcccttgatcacCCTTGTGGAAATCTATCTGCTTTAAAGCCAAAGCATAACCATAAATATACCCTACAAGCATCTTcacattaccttttttttttttttagtagaataGTGTCAGTCCAACATAGATGAGATGAACCTCTCTCCACCCTGTGTGTGGTAAGCTCAAAACCTGTTTGTTACTATACCTAAGGCATCATAAAAAGTAAACAGAGCTGCACTACCTCCTgcatatactatatatatatatatatatatatatagtatacaGTGACCAGGTGCTTTCCCACAAATAAAGAGATCACCAACATTTAAGGGACCAAGAGTAATTGGGTGCACGCAGTGCAAGAAGTCACTATTTATACAAGACAGAATTACCGAGGtgggaaggcacctctggagaccACGTGGTCCAaaccctgctcaaagcagggttaCCTAGAGCAGGCTGCGCAGGACCTTGTCCAGTTGGGCTTTTAATCTCTCCAGGGAGACgtaatatttcatattatattaagaaatgtattatttatgtaGTGTAACATCACTCATTACAAAAAAGGGGTTcatccctttcctctcctgttcAGTGTTTGTATTCTTCAGGACCCTCTTCATGATTAGTCACTGACTGTAAGTTAACTAATTTACCTGcgatgatttaaaaataaaagatgaaccATGAAAGCTTGTATTAGCATACAGGTTTTGCGCCAGTGTGCTATTTATATACTGAAAGAGTTTTTCCCAAATAACTTGAGCTTCTAAGGCTATGATCTGGTTacagaatcaaaataaaacactgattgaaaaaagcagaaggcacTTCTTTAATAGTAGgttttggaaaatgaagtgATGGTTGTACCAAATCCGTTTAAAGCTGCTTTAAGCAATAATTAGACAAAATATAGATATGAAGTCCTATTGACTAGATTGTCTGAGGATGCCATGATTAAGGAATGTGTCACAGTTGCACTTATccatgcaaaatgcatttttattagaGGCTagtattaattttcaaaaaataggGGCTGcatctgcaatatttttttttttttgttaaatgagTGAACTCAACTCTTGTACTTCCCAATGGGAATTTCTCATTAGCTGCTAAAAGAAAGGGCTGACAACAAAGTCAAGCAGtctgagcagctgaagtcagatCAGAAAGAACGGAAAACTTTTATAGCGgcagtatttttagaaagagTAGCTTTACTCTGAGGATCAGATCCTCACACCGTTGACTTGTGgttctttctttgttgttgtttatttgtttgcaaatTAAGCTTTTTCCAGGCATAGCAACTTGCTGGTACAaatccacacacaaaaaacttcCTTAGCCAGAAGTAATTTGTAGTAAGTACATCAGTATGTTGATGGATTAAGCCTCTTTCCAAAATTGTGACTAATACATCCCCATCATCAACCTCTTCATTGTAGAAATTTAACATTGACAAGTGGACTATTGACTACGCATACAGAATGAGAACGCAAAAAGCTTAAAACCAGGGACATTTCAactaaaaaaagttttaaaagacaaTTAACAGATAAACCTATTAATGAAATGCACTATGCAGAATAAATATCTGCTTTGTGTTCCTGCACCAAGAAGTATAAAAAAATGATAAGTGATCCAGGGATCTTCAGACTTctgggttaaaaaacaaacaaaacaacaaaaataaacacaataacCCTGTCCTTTGGAGAGTAGCATATAAAGAGCTGTAAACAGAGGTTGATTGTCCGAGCTTTCTTAACTGAacttagattatttttttatgtaaaaaagtTCTATTGTTATACAGTTTTTGGTGAAACTTACAAAACTTTCAGCCAAATGAGTAATTCCATTGTTGATGCAGAACCTGATATATTGCAGAGGAGTTAAGGTTTCTTTTTATCTCCCAAGGTTAATATCGCATCATAATCCAGTAGAAGACCCTTAATTTTTTCATGGAATTTTTCTCTGTACTGGTTGAAGTGCATAATACTTTCTGGTTCTTCTTCAAACCAGAACTTGTCAAACTCATAAACCAAATAacctagaaagaaaataaaatacagatctACAAAAATGAGCTCGACAATTTTCTGCCTTGAGCTAGTTAAACCTACAATGATCCTTTAGACTTTGTCCAATTCCCTAAAATAGGAAGTGTTTTATCCTGGTCAGCAGCAACCTTTTGCACAgtataataatgaataaaagaaaaatctgcaagtACTGTATTTTCAGACTGCAGATACAGAAATTCACCTAAATTTATTCCTGAAACGTACATTTCTGTAGCACAGTGATTAAATATTGGTTACATTTCAAATATCTGGTCCTGAAGGTAAACAGCTTGCTGGggctaaagagaaaaaagtggaGGTGCActccaaaaataaatcaaccaaccaaataaCACTCTATGTTGTAGGCCTACCCCCAGTAATCTGTACTAGAAAATCTACAGATACTTACAGTAAAATTGATGGAAATGTTCCATTTGTGGCAATCCAGAGACCACGTTGTACAGATGAGACTTTAAATCACCACTCTTAAGTAAGCTGTATGCCATTTCGGTCAGATTAATTCCAACAATTGCATAAGAATATCTGCAACAGTGATCATAGTTCATGTTTTTACCTTATGGATTGAAGGACTTGAAAGCTTCCCAGAAACAGTTGGCATTAGGATAACTGTAAGAATCAATTTTTCCTATAATACTTGTTAACAAGCCAACTCTGGCCTACAGACCCCTTTTTCAGTTCCCTGGTGCAGCTAACCATGTGAAagttagttatttaaaaaaaactctaatTTCCTATACAATAGTATGGTAAATGCCTCCATTAGCAATGATGAGATGGGAAGGGTAATCAATATTGACCTCATATTGCTCAATTGAAATCGTTGCATCTTCTGGAACATCAAAAATAGGACATTAAAAAAACTATTGAAGTATCAATAGAACGGTCGTCTCAACTTATTTCTTCAtatcaaaaatctgtttttctgctgcacaGTTAGAAAGCATCACACCACAGATTCTTAAAGGACTATTAAAACAAGTGTTTAAAACAGATGAATTTATTTCAAtgatatatgtatttaattgaTGGAAGTATCTTGGGTATCTTATTCATGATCTAGTTGCATAAGATAATATTCTTTAGAGCTGAAGTCAAGGAATTTTCCTATTCTTGGTAGGTGATTGAGCTAACTGGGGACTAGATGGATCAGATGACACATACAGATTTACTGTCTCTCTTTTGTATctgacttgttttaaaatatattttcctgtaaaatcaGCGAAGCATTTTAATACACAGTGTTCAAAGATGAAGTAAAATGCTGAAACGAGCAAAACATCTACTTGTATTTACTTACTACAGAAgtctagaaaaaatattagattAAGAGGTAATCTATATCATCCCTACACAGGATCgataagaaagtgaaaaatatgtattcacttcaaaatctgttaaaaatacagctatgATGTTATGTGTTTATTGTGTTAACCAGAGTCAatattttgcaacatttttGTCCCAACAAGTCTGTTcggaaaaaaattacaaagttaGCAACCTGAAAATGATTTGTTCCGTTTCTCAAgcctttctacctttttttttttccacccttaaGTGGaagaaacatgaatattttcctctttattttcagaaacagtacTTGACAATTCTCATGTGCTCTTCTGCAGAACAAGTGAAAAAGAGTCATAATGACTTACCCCAGCTTAGGGTGATTTGAATGAGAGAGAATCTGACGAGCTTCATTGGTGTAATGCTTACTAAAATACCTGTCAGTGTGAAACAAgacctttcattatttttaagttcatataaaaaaaattgtccatATCAAAACATGTAGCTATAAACTAGAGCTGAATACTACTCTGTACTAAAAAGGtaacaacatgaaaacaaaagaaaagtatttaaaaaaaaaaaattatactcaGCTTCAgccaatgcagaaaaaaaaatctgaacatcAAACAGGAAGTTCACCTAAGTCTACAAATTAGCTTAGCAGAGGTATGCAAAcgtgtttatttttcattgcagtaataaattcagatattttaaaaggtttcaaCAAGTTACTCTCCAAGTCATAGCTTATCAAATAGATCATATGGTGACAAAAAATAAGGTGTCTGGGGCAACTTTATTTCTCCCCTCACCTCTTGTCTCTACCCAACTACACACTTACAGAAGCGTAGCTGCTAGAAACGCTTGACTTATTAACAAATCCTGTTTTTCACTGCACATATGCCAccatttctatttgtttttattcagtctttattaaaaatagcattaactAATGAGAATTCATAGATACTGAACATTAGTTACAGCAGAACCGCCATAGTTCTTTTCACTTACACCAGATTCACTAATCCCAGCAGGCCCATCCCTCTGAAGTCTGTTTTGGGGTCATCACCTTGGAAGCCGATGTCACACCACTGCTTGGTGATTCTGGCCTTCAGATTTTCATGAGGCATCAGCAAATTCCAAAGCTGCACAAATATACTACCATGTCATGCATAGCTGCTGAAGTATTCTAAGACACATAATTCAGAGCACTTGCTGCTGCACACTAGAAACCATTCACCACGGAATAGGATACAGCCTGCACGCTGTTTTCTGTCAGTGGCAATCTGGAGTCATGCTACAATAGCTTAGTCAACAGGTTATGAAAATGATTACATCTAACATTACAAGTGATAATTTCCATTCGTAGGCAAAGCTGCTATACTGACACTATAGAAGCCAAgacttgtttcatttcagaaaataattgatGCATCGTATTCCAATAGGACAGCtgtaaactgaaatacaaattcaTGACAAATGTTTACTTGCCCATCATGCTGTTGTCCGTAGGGATTTGACACCTACGGACAACAATGCAATGTGGGGATTTGTATGGCAAGTTGGAGGAGTTATGAAATGCTAAGAAAATAACATGCTAATatatttgcaaagcagaagttattttaaatagactCGAGCAGAATTATGTTTGCTGTTATTTATACTGATAACTGAATACTGACAGATTGAAACTATCCTCTTTGACATTGACTGGGATGTAGTAATAAGAAAacatgagtgttttttttttaagtaattattAATTGAGAAACTTACAGAAGTCTGCACAAGGTTAAATATCTTTTTAGTTAAAATCCTTCAGTGACctgttataaaaaatattttgctgactGTTAGGTCTGATTTTACATAACATAATCCCAGTACAAGCAACACTATTTTACTAATTGGTTTtgctttgacattttattttaatcagcCACTTCTATAATGACTTGGCGGTTCACAAGTGGAAAAGAGCTTTAACTAGGGCATCCATTAATAATGCAAAGAACTTCATTTATCAGTAATAACTATTGGACTTGACAGTGGGGAACGGGGAAcagcttttgtatttaaaagattGCTTTTACCTCAATTAACTGTTCCTCATGTTCTTCATTATCTGAATCATACGGGACCTTCCTCAGATTTTCCACATTCAAGTAAAGTTTTTTGTAACCTGTTATCTGCAGTAAGGATATATGCAGATTTGTCTTAAACctgaaataataacaaataacagAAGGTATTGAGGCTTCGTTAGCTATAATTTCTTGCTTGAATAAGTTAAGTTCTATCAGGTAAACACAATATAATCATTAGAATTAGGAAGTGCTTTATGATTACATCTTAAACTTCACCATATTGGTTAAGCATACTGCTATAGAGATCTTACTTCTACTTCTGATTTTAGAGCTGCGCAGGCAGGCCCTATCCACTTAAATATATGGAGGAACATACCCTCACTAAAATCTGTGGTGACACAGAAAAACTCCATGTGTCATTCTGACTATCGTACCCACAAACATCTGCCACAAACTTTTCGTAAGCCTCAAAACCAAACTTTGTCAGAAATTTTATACCTTCAAAGTGTTTCACTGAACTAAAATTTTGATGATTCATAGTTTTTCCTCTCAGTCGCTCATAATTacttctgcagagaaatgcaaactTTAATCTGCCATCACTATACTCTCCCAAGTATATCTAAACAACTACATAGTTCATGTCTCAACTTCTGTGATACTTCTTAAAAGCAAGGAATAACAAAAGTGACCTGTGAGATACAGAGGCAGTTATCTCAAATCCATTGCAATTTAAACTTTGCAATGCATTTTCTAGAACTGAAGAGGACATAGCCAGACCTTATTTTCTAGCTTCATTCTAAAGACTTGAATTGCTCAAATATTGTATCTGACtaaacaacagcaaacacaTGCCAAGAAGTGAGAATTATCTGCCTTGAAGAACCTTTGTTAGAGTTCCAAACATACCTGATATCCTTAtgttcaattttcttttctttcattacatcTCTGACACACTTCTCCACTTCAGCTTCATCAACGTGTAGAGCATTTCTTAAAACCTAACAAGTTAACACAGTACAAGTCCTCATGATGAATGCAGAAACCTGTTGCCTACTTTACTCTTGCTATTTCTCATTCTCTGGATGCCTGCCCCATGTGTACTCTTTCAATAAATTAACTGTTCTcctttttatagcttttttaatgcttataaTAATTATGCTCAAATCACTTATTAAAAATCTGCGTAATTAGATAAATGCATAATTTGTAACTGTcaactgtaaataattttttgctGCAAAAGacccactttaa from Cygnus olor isolate bCygOlo1 chromosome 4, bCygOlo1.pri.v2, whole genome shotgun sequence encodes:
- the ELMOD2 gene encoding ELMO domain-containing protein 2 isoform X1: MLLQLWGLLYSSCVRFWLKWVVRLLTGKCELQRVLHGQKEGARRTLGIEHSLGSSKNKVLRNALHVDEAEVEKCVRDVMKEKKIEHKDIRFKTNLHISLLQITGYKKLYLNVENLRKVPYDSDNEEHEEQLIELWNLLMPHENLKARITKQWCDIGFQGDDPKTDFRGMGLLGLVNLVYFSKHYTNEARQILSHSNHPKLGYSYAIVGINLTEMAYSLLKSGDLKSHLYNVVSGLPQMEHFHQFYCYLVYEFDKFWFEEEPESIMHFNQYREKFHEKIKGLLLDYDAILTLGDKKKP
- the ELMOD2 gene encoding ELMO domain-containing protein 2 isoform X2 codes for the protein MVLSFCSWRESVLPVTAVSFAGFVETRNAIQVLRNALHVDEAEVEKCVRDVMKEKKIEHKDIRFKTNLHISLLQITGYKKLYLNVENLRKVPYDSDNEEHEEQLIELWNLLMPHENLKARITKQWCDIGFQGDDPKTDFRGMGLLGLVNLVYFSKHYTNEARQILSHSNHPKLGYSYAIVGINLTEMAYSLLKSGDLKSHLYNVVSGLPQMEHFHQFYCYLVYEFDKFWFEEEPESIMHFNQYREKFHEKIKGLLLDYDAILTLGDKKKP